In one Mus pahari chromosome 21, PAHARI_EIJ_v1.1, whole genome shotgun sequence genomic region, the following are encoded:
- the Cbs gene encoding cystathionine beta-synthase isoform X1, with product MPSGTSQCEDGSAGGSQHLDTHSEKRQLEKGPSGDKERVWIRPDTPSRCTWQLGRAMADSPHHHTVLTKSPKILPDILRKIGNTPMVRINKISKNAGLKCELLAKCEFFNAGGSVKDRISLRMIEDAERAGTLKPGDTIIEPTSGNTGIGLALAAAVKGYRCIIVMPEKMSMEKVDVLRALGVEIVRTPTNARFDSPESHVGVAWRLKNEIPNSHILDQYRNASNPLAHYDDTAEEILQQCDGKLDMLVASAGTGGTITGIARKLKEKCPGCKIIGVDPEGSILAEPEELNQTEQTAYEVEGIGYDFIPTVLDRAVVDKWFKSNDEDSFAFARMLIAQEGLLCGGSSGSAMAVAVKAAQELQEGQRCVVILPDSVRNYMSKFLSDKWMLQKGFMKEELSVKRPWWWHLRVQELSLSAPLTVLPTVTCEDTIAILREKGFDQAPVVNESGAILGMVTLGNMLSSLLAGKVQPSDEVCKVLYKQFKPIRLTDTLGTLSHILEMDHFALVVHEQIQSRDQAWSGVVGGPTDRSNDTSSKQQMVFGVVTAIDLLNFVAAREQTQT from the exons ATGCCTTCAGGGACATCCCAGTGTGAAGATGGCTCTGCTGGGGGCTCCCAGCACTTGGACACGCACTCAGAAAAGAGACAACTGGAGAAGGGCCCCTCAGGGGACAAGGAGCGAGTCTGGATCCGGCCTGATACCCCGAGCAGATGTACTTGGCAGCTGGGCAGGGCCATGGCGGACTCCCCACATCATCACACAGTGCT GACCAAATCCCCCAAAATTTTGCCAGATATTCTGAGGAAAATTGGGAACACCCCTATGGTCAGAATCAACAAGATCTCAAAGAACGCTGGACTCAAGTGTGAGCTGT TGGCCAAGTGTGAGTTCTTCAATGCGGGTGGGAGTGTGAAGGACCGCATCAGCCTTCGGATGATCGAAGATGCTGAGCGAGCTGGAACCTTGAAGCCTGGAGACACGATCATTGAGCCAACTTCTGGCAACACAG GGATCGGGCTGGCTCTGGCTGCTGCGGTGAAGGGCTATCGCTGCATTATCGTGATGCCGGAGAAGATGAGTATGGAGAAG GTGGATGTGCTGCGGGCTCTGGGAGTCGAGATTGTGAGGACGCCCACCAACGCCAGATTTGATTCCCCCGAGTCCCACGTGGGAGTGGCGTGGCGACTGAAGAACGAAATCCCCAATTCTCACATTCTAGACCAG TACCGCAATGCCAGCAACCCCTTGGCACACTACGATGACACCGCCGAGGAGATCCTGCAGCAGTGTGACG GGAAGCTGGATATGCTGGTGGCCTCAGCAGGCACGGGTGGCACCATCACAGGGATTGCTaggaagctgaaggagaagtgcCCTGGCTGTAAA ATCATCGGCGTCGATCCTGAAGGCTCCATCCTTGCAGAACCTGAGGAGCTGAACCAGACGGAGCAAACAGCCTATGAGGTGGAAGGGATTGGCTATGACTTCATCCCGACAGTCCTGGACAGGGCG GTGGTGGATAAGTGGTTCAAGAGCAACGATGAAGATTCCTTCGCCTTCGCGCGCATGCTCATTGCACAGGAAGGACTGCTATGTG GTGGAAGCTCAGGCAGCGCCATGGCTGTGGCCGTGAAGGCTGCCCAGGAGCTACAGGAAGGACAGCGCTGTGTGGTCATCCTGCCCGACTCTGTGCGGAACTACAT GTCCAAGTTCCTGAGTGACAAATGGATGCTGCAGAAGGGTTTCATGAAAGAGGAGCTCTCAGTGAAGAGGCCCTG GTGGTGGCATCTGCGTGTTCAAGAGCTGAGCCTGTCGGCCCCACTGACCGTGTTGCCCACGGTCACTTGTGAGGACACCATCGCCATCCTCCGGGAGAAGGGTTTTGACCAGGCACCTGTGGTCAATGAGTCTGG GGCCATCCTAGGGATGGTGACCCTCGGGAACATGCTGTCATCCCTGCTGGCTGGAAAGGTGCAGCCATCAGATGAAGTTTGCAAAGTCCTCTACAAGCAGTTCAAACCG ATCCGCCTGACTGACACACTGGGCACGCTCTCCCACATCCTGGAGATGGACCACTTTGCCCTGGTGGTCCATGAGCAGATCCAAT CACGAGACCAGGCCTGGTCAGGAGTGGTGGGGGGGCCCACAG ACCGCAGCAATGACACGTCCAGCAAGCAGCAGATGGTGTTTGGGGTTGTCACTGCCATTGACCTGCTAAACTTCGTGGCAGCCCGTGAGCAGACCCAGACATAG
- the Cbs gene encoding cystathionine beta-synthase isoform X2: MPSGTSQCEDGSAGGSQHLDTHSEKRQLEKGPSGDKERVWIRPDTPSRCTWQLGRAMADSPHHHTVLTKSPKILPDILRKIGNTPMVRINKISKNAGLKCELLAKCEFFNAGGSVKDRISLRMIEDAERAGTLKPGDTIIEPTSGNTGIGLALAAAVKGYRCIIVMPEKMSMEKVDVLRALGVEIVRTPTNARFDSPESHVGVAWRLKNEIPNSHILDQYRNASNPLAHYDDTAEEILQQCDGKLDMLVASAGTGGTITGIARKLKEKCPGCKIIGVDPEGSILAEPEELNQTEQTAYEVEGIGYDFIPTVLDRAVVDKWFKSNDEDSFAFARMLIAQEGLLCGGSSGSAMAVAVKAAQELQEGQRCVVILPDSVRNYMSKFLSDKWMLQKGFMKEELSVKRPWWWHLRVQELSLSAPLTVLPTVTCEDTIAILREKGFDQAPVVNESGAILGMVTLGNMLSSLLAGKVQPSDEVCKVLYKQFKPIRLTDTLGTLSHILEMDHFALVVHEQIQYRSNDTSSKQQMVFGVVTAIDLLNFVAAREQTQT, encoded by the exons ATGCCTTCAGGGACATCCCAGTGTGAAGATGGCTCTGCTGGGGGCTCCCAGCACTTGGACACGCACTCAGAAAAGAGACAACTGGAGAAGGGCCCCTCAGGGGACAAGGAGCGAGTCTGGATCCGGCCTGATACCCCGAGCAGATGTACTTGGCAGCTGGGCAGGGCCATGGCGGACTCCCCACATCATCACACAGTGCT GACCAAATCCCCCAAAATTTTGCCAGATATTCTGAGGAAAATTGGGAACACCCCTATGGTCAGAATCAACAAGATCTCAAAGAACGCTGGACTCAAGTGTGAGCTGT TGGCCAAGTGTGAGTTCTTCAATGCGGGTGGGAGTGTGAAGGACCGCATCAGCCTTCGGATGATCGAAGATGCTGAGCGAGCTGGAACCTTGAAGCCTGGAGACACGATCATTGAGCCAACTTCTGGCAACACAG GGATCGGGCTGGCTCTGGCTGCTGCGGTGAAGGGCTATCGCTGCATTATCGTGATGCCGGAGAAGATGAGTATGGAGAAG GTGGATGTGCTGCGGGCTCTGGGAGTCGAGATTGTGAGGACGCCCACCAACGCCAGATTTGATTCCCCCGAGTCCCACGTGGGAGTGGCGTGGCGACTGAAGAACGAAATCCCCAATTCTCACATTCTAGACCAG TACCGCAATGCCAGCAACCCCTTGGCACACTACGATGACACCGCCGAGGAGATCCTGCAGCAGTGTGACG GGAAGCTGGATATGCTGGTGGCCTCAGCAGGCACGGGTGGCACCATCACAGGGATTGCTaggaagctgaaggagaagtgcCCTGGCTGTAAA ATCATCGGCGTCGATCCTGAAGGCTCCATCCTTGCAGAACCTGAGGAGCTGAACCAGACGGAGCAAACAGCCTATGAGGTGGAAGGGATTGGCTATGACTTCATCCCGACAGTCCTGGACAGGGCG GTGGTGGATAAGTGGTTCAAGAGCAACGATGAAGATTCCTTCGCCTTCGCGCGCATGCTCATTGCACAGGAAGGACTGCTATGTG GTGGAAGCTCAGGCAGCGCCATGGCTGTGGCCGTGAAGGCTGCCCAGGAGCTACAGGAAGGACAGCGCTGTGTGGTCATCCTGCCCGACTCTGTGCGGAACTACAT GTCCAAGTTCCTGAGTGACAAATGGATGCTGCAGAAGGGTTTCATGAAAGAGGAGCTCTCAGTGAAGAGGCCCTG GTGGTGGCATCTGCGTGTTCAAGAGCTGAGCCTGTCGGCCCCACTGACCGTGTTGCCCACGGTCACTTGTGAGGACACCATCGCCATCCTCCGGGAGAAGGGTTTTGACCAGGCACCTGTGGTCAATGAGTCTGG GGCCATCCTAGGGATGGTGACCCTCGGGAACATGCTGTCATCCCTGCTGGCTGGAAAGGTGCAGCCATCAGATGAAGTTTGCAAAGTCCTCTACAAGCAGTTCAAACCG ATCCGCCTGACTGACACACTGGGCACGCTCTCCCACATCCTGGAGATGGACCACTTTGCCCTGGTGGTCCATGAGCAGATCCAAT ACCGCAGCAATGACACGTCCAGCAAGCAGCAGATGGTGTTTGGGGTTGTCACTGCCATTGACCTGCTAAACTTCGTGGCAGCCCGTGAGCAGACCCAGACATAG